In Salinisphaera sp. T31B1, the following are encoded in one genomic region:
- the cheZ gene encoding protein phosphatase CheZ translates to MSDAAQAGTAGHPETHDLIGRIGQLTRALHDSMRELGLDKEVQKAAEAIPDARDRLSYIATTTEQAAERALSSIEVAQPLQEALESRADALSDRWDEWFAAPVALADARDLVADTRGYLRQVPEQARATSAELHKIMMAQDFQDLTGQVIKKLVEVIRRIEHQLVEVLLDNMADDRARTLLGDRHDREHRTSLVNGPQVRADAADIVTDQSQVDDLLDSLGF, encoded by the coding sequence ATGAGCGATGCAGCCCAGGCCGGCACAGCCGGGCATCCGGAGACACACGATCTGATCGGACGTATCGGCCAGCTCACCCGTGCACTGCACGACAGCATGCGCGAACTCGGTCTCGACAAGGAGGTCCAGAAGGCCGCCGAGGCGATTCCCGACGCGCGCGACCGGCTGTCCTATATCGCCACCACGACCGAACAGGCCGCCGAGCGGGCGCTGTCGTCGATCGAGGTCGCCCAGCCGTTGCAGGAGGCGCTGGAATCGCGGGCCGACGCGCTGTCCGATCGCTGGGACGAATGGTTTGCTGCGCCGGTAGCGCTGGCCGATGCCCGCGATCTGGTCGCCGATACGCGTGGATATCTGCGCCAAGTGCCCGAACAGGCGCGGGCAACCAGTGCCGAATTGCACAAGATCATGATGGCGCAGGATTTTCAGGATCTTACCGGTCAGGTGATCAAGAAACTGGTCGAGGTGATCCGTCGGATCGAGCATCAGCTCGTGGAAGTGCTGCTCGACAACATGGCAGACGATCGCGCGCGGACGCTGCTGGGCGATCGGCACGATCGCGAGCACCGCACATCGCTGGTCAACGGCCCGCAGGTGCGCGCCGATGCGGCCGATATCGTCACCGATCAGAGCCAGGTCGACGATCTGCTGGACAGCCTCGGCTTCTAG
- the cheY gene encoding chemotaxis response regulator CheY has translation MADKNLSFLVVDDFSTMRRIVRNLLKELGYANVDEAEDGVEALEKLRGGGFDFVVSDWNMPNLDGLEMLKQIRADDALKALPVLMVTAEAKKENIIAAAQAGASGYVVKPFSAATLEEKLNKIFEKHGM, from the coding sequence ATGGCCGACAAGAACCTTTCCTTTCTGGTCGTCGACGACTTCTCGACCATGCGCCGAATCGTGCGGAATCTGCTCAAGGAGCTCGGATACGCCAACGTCGACGAAGCCGAGGACGGCGTCGAGGCGCTGGAGAAACTGCGCGGCGGCGGATTCGACTTCGTCGTTTCGGACTGGAACATGCCCAATCTCGACGGTCTGGAGATGCTCAAGCAGATCCGGGCCGACGATGCGCTCAAGGCGCTGCCGGTGCTGATGGTCACCGCGGAGGCCAAGAAGGAGAACATCATCGCGGCCGCTCAGGCCGGCGCCAGCGGCTACGTGGTCAAGCCGTTCTCGGCGGCCACGCTGGAAGAGAAGCTCAACAAGATATTCGAAAAACACGGCATGTAA
- a CDS encoding chemotaxis response regulator protein-glutamate methylesterase: MKAVIKVLCVDDSALIRSLISAIVDEQPDMAMVATAPDPLVARELIKRHDPDVLTLDVEMPRMDGLDFLEKLMRLRPMPVLMVSSLTERGSEATLQALALGAVDFVAKPRLNIRDGMLDYAAEIAAKIRAAAAARPRRAATSHELAPALRVPRVSSEKLFIVGASTGGTEAVRELLVPMPPDAPAVLVTQHMPAGFTASFARRLDSLCRIHVKEAEQGERVLPGHAYIAPGGPAHMRVARSGANYVIALEESAPVNRHRPSVDVLFESAARHAGRNAVGILLTGMGKDGARGLLEMRAAGAATLAQDEATSVVFGMPREAIALGAAEQVVALPQMSRHALAALAADTSHGLRI, from the coding sequence GTGAAGGCCGTGATCAAGGTGCTGTGTGTCGACGATTCGGCGCTGATCCGCAGCCTGATCAGCGCGATCGTCGATGAGCAGCCGGATATGGCGATGGTGGCGACTGCCCCCGACCCGCTGGTCGCGCGTGAGCTGATCAAGCGCCACGACCCGGACGTGCTCACCCTCGACGTCGAGATGCCGCGCATGGACGGGCTCGACTTTCTGGAAAAGCTGATGCGTCTGCGGCCGATGCCAGTGCTCATGGTGTCTTCGCTGACCGAACGCGGCTCGGAAGCCACCCTGCAGGCGCTGGCCCTGGGCGCGGTGGATTTCGTGGCCAAACCACGCCTGAATATTCGCGACGGCATGCTCGACTATGCCGCCGAGATCGCCGCCAAGATCCGGGCCGCCGCCGCGGCCCGCCCACGCCGGGCCGCGACCAGCCACGAGTTGGCGCCTGCGCTGCGTGTGCCGCGAGTTTCCAGCGAGAAGCTGTTCATCGTGGGCGCATCCACCGGCGGCACGGAAGCGGTGCGCGAACTGCTCGTGCCGATGCCCCCGGATGCCCCGGCTGTGCTGGTCACCCAGCATATGCCGGCCGGTTTCACCGCGTCATTCGCACGACGTCTGGACAGCCTGTGCCGTATCCATGTCAAGGAAGCCGAGCAGGGCGAGCGCGTCCTGCCCGGCCATGCGTATATCGCGCCCGGCGGGCCGGCGCACATGCGCGTCGCGCGTAGCGGGGCGAACTACGTGATCGCGCTGGAGGAGTCGGCGCCGGTCAACCGGCACCGGCCGTCGGTCGATGTGCTGTTCGAATCGGCCGCCCGTCACGCCGGGCGTAACGCGGTCGGCATTCTGCTCACCGGCATGGGCAAGGACGGCGCCCGAGGACTTCTGGAAATGCGTGCGGCGGGTGCCGCCACGCTGGCTCAGGACGAGGCCACCTCGGTGGTCTTCGGCATGCCGCGCGAAGCGATCGCCCTGGGGGCGGCCGAACAGGTCGTGGCGCTGCCCCAGATGTCTCGACACGCACTGGCGGCGCTGGCCGCCGATACCAGCCACGGCCTGCGCATCTGA
- a CDS encoding chemotaxis protein CheD: MSPAGRHCVDPVSGLVLVKLLPGEVFVTAEDLLVTTVLGSCVATCLADPVAGVGGMNHFMLPGPAAGVPLAGERPLRYGRPAMDRLLAALYEQGARPDRIQAKAFGGASVLDDLRGARIGEANVDFLRGYLAEHNIHLVAEDLGDRCPRQLQYRPASGVVRVRRHANRGAEVIAREQSLAKAIRRAARAASGPMAGTP; this comes from the coding sequence GTGAGTCCGGCCGGTCGGCATTGTGTCGATCCCGTTTCCGGCCTGGTCTTGGTCAAGCTGTTGCCCGGCGAGGTTTTCGTGACCGCCGAGGATCTGCTGGTGACCACCGTGCTCGGTTCCTGTGTCGCGACCTGCCTGGCGGACCCGGTCGCCGGCGTGGGCGGGATGAACCATTTCATGCTGCCGGGTCCCGCCGCGGGGGTGCCGCTGGCCGGCGAGCGGCCGCTGCGCTACGGCCGGCCGGCGATGGATCGGTTGCTGGCGGCGCTGTATGAACAGGGCGCACGGCCCGACCGTATCCAGGCCAAGGCATTCGGCGGGGCGAGCGTGCTCGACGATCTCAGGGGCGCGCGTATCGGCGAGGCGAACGTCGATTTTCTGCGCGGGTACCTGGCCGAACACAATATCCACCTCGTCGCCGAGGATCTGGGCGATCGTTGCCCGCGTCAGCTGCAGTACCGGCCGGCCAGCGGGGTGGTGCGGGTACGGCGTCATGCCAATCGCGGTGCCGAGGTGATCGCACGCGAGCAGTCGTTGGCCAAGGCGATCAGGCGGGCCGCGCGCGCCGCGTCCGGGCCGATGGCGGGCACCCCGTGA
- a CDS encoding CheR family methyltransferase, whose translation MVGARALSGQADADVVGDTSGRDLVFTDRDFVRIRGLIHARAGIALAEHKTEMAYSRLARRLRALRLTRFDDYLGLLETSPAHPEWEHFVNALTTNLTAFFREAYHFPLLAAHARNRRRPLAVWCCAASTGEEAYSIAMTLVETLGERAASASILASDIDTRALARAQAGIYPLAEVEKLSETRRKRFFQRGSGTRAGLARVTPALRSMIEFRPLNLRTHDWDLSGPFDAIFCRNLMIYFDQATQKALLDRFAALIAPDGLLFAGHSENFSGLTSAFTLRSHTVYERAARVRVAS comes from the coding sequence ATGGTCGGCGCGCGGGCGCTGTCCGGTCAGGCGGACGCTGACGTGGTCGGAGATACGTCCGGCCGGGATCTGGTCTTCACCGATCGCGATTTCGTCCGTATCCGCGGCCTGATCCATGCGCGTGCCGGTATCGCCCTGGCCGAGCACAAGACCGAGATGGCCTACAGTCGGCTCGCCCGGCGTCTGCGTGCCCTTCGGCTGACGCGGTTCGACGACTATCTCGGCCTGCTCGAGACCAGCCCGGCGCACCCCGAGTGGGAGCATTTCGTCAACGCGCTGACCACCAATCTCACTGCGTTTTTTCGAGAGGCCTATCATTTTCCGTTGCTCGCCGCCCATGCCCGCAATCGGCGTCGGCCGCTTGCCGTCTGGTGCTGTGCGGCCTCGACCGGCGAGGAGGCCTATTCCATCGCCATGACGCTCGTCGAGACCCTGGGCGAACGCGCAGCCAGCGCATCGATTCTGGCCAGCGATATCGACACGCGAGCGTTGGCGCGCGCCCAGGCGGGCATCTACCCGCTCGCAGAGGTCGAAAAACTCTCGGAGACCCGGCGCAAGCGTTTCTTTCAGCGCGGCTCGGGTACCCGTGCCGGTCTGGCACGCGTGACCCCGGCGCTGCGATCGATGATCGAGTTCCGCCCCCTCAACCTGCGTACGCACGACTGGGATCTGTCCGGCCCGTTCGACGCGATCTTCTGCCGCAACCTCATGATCTATTTCGATCAGGCCACCCAGAAAGCGCTGCTCGATCGTTTCGCTGCGCTGATCGCCCCGGACGGGTTGTTGTTCGCCGGGCATTCGGAAAACTTCAGTGGCCTGACGAGCGCGTTCACGCTGCGCAGCCATACCGTCTACGAGCGCGCCGCCCGCGTGCGGGTGGCCTCGTGA
- a CDS encoding chemotaxis protein CheW: MSHALARDSREESSHTEVLVFALGAEEYAVNILKVQEIRGYSSVTRIANVPDFVKGVTNLRGEIVPIVDLRLKFGLGEARYDEQTVVIVLNIGERIVGVVVDSVSDVLGLSAEQIKPAPDFGAGLATDYLQGLGSVDDRMLIIVDIDRMMTSHEMALVEAAAT, from the coding sequence ATGAGCCATGCACTCGCCCGCGATTCGCGCGAAGAGTCCAGCCACACCGAAGTGTTGGTATTCGCCCTGGGCGCCGAGGAATATGCCGTGAATATCCTCAAGGTTCAGGAGATCCGCGGCTACAGCAGCGTCACCCGTATCGCCAACGTCCCCGATTTCGTCAAGGGCGTGACCAACCTGCGCGGCGAGATCGTGCCGATCGTCGATCTGCGGCTGAAATTCGGGCTCGGCGAGGCCCGTTACGACGAGCAGACCGTGGTGATCGTGCTCAACATCGGTGAGCGGATCGTGGGGGTGGTGGTCGACAGCGTCTCTGACGTGCTCGGCCTGTCTGCCGAGCAGATCAAGCCGGCGCCGGACTTCGGGGCTGGCCTGGCGACCGATTACCTGCAGGGGCTGGGCAGCGTGGACGATCGCATGCTCATCATCGTGGATATCGATCGCATGATGACCAGCCACGAGATGGCGCTGGTGGAGGCGGCCGCGACGTGA
- the cheA gene encoding chemotaxis protein CheA — protein sequence MDISEFYQTFFDEADELLDDMERLLLALDPAAPADEDLNAIFRAAHSIKGGAGTFGFEPLQDTTHRLENLLDSARHHELVLDQAIVDVFLETRDILKAQVAAYREQAEPDAEACRRIGATLATLADTTGGQAAVSAAPPAASAAIDAECTEAPALRIDIRGRAPGEHDALVEELALFGDVLTREIDGETLVVRLRSTVSAADITSVLCFVVDADQLTIVADDDEAAGGAPSGCSNGVAADRAPGANAGGRTNLEAAAAQTRSAAAESTSLRVATDKVDRIINLVGELVITQSMIEQATAGLHADVAAELAEGMAQLQRNARDLQEAVMSVRMTPMDYVFSRFPRLVRDLGRKLGKEVELATVGASTELDKGLIERIMDPLTHLVRNSLDHGIEAPAAREAAGKPRAGTLTLAARHQGANVLIEIRDDGAGLNRDRLLAKARENGLAVDDAMADDEVWQLIFAPGFSTAQAVTDVSGRGVGMDVVKRNIQQLGGHVDLISEPGIGITVRIVLPLTLAIMDSMSIRVGGEVFIMPLGAIVESIQVRTEQVRPVAGGGRVIEVRGQYLALVELHRVFDVPAARTDLSRGIVMVVQSEGRPFALFVDELIGQQQVVVKNLETHYRKVPGVSAATILGDGSVALILDVLALSRLARRPPPCVPAPSVTIEQETVS from the coding sequence ATGGACATCAGCGAGTTCTATCAGACGTTCTTCGACGAAGCCGACGAGCTGCTCGACGACATGGAGCGCCTGTTGCTGGCCCTGGATCCGGCCGCGCCCGCCGACGAGGATCTGAACGCCATATTCCGGGCGGCCCATTCGATCAAGGGGGGCGCCGGCACGTTCGGCTTCGAGCCGTTGCAGGACACCACGCACCGGCTGGAGAATCTGCTGGATAGCGCCCGCCACCATGAACTCGTCCTGGACCAGGCCATCGTGGATGTGTTCCTGGAGACCCGCGATATCCTCAAGGCCCAGGTAGCGGCCTATCGCGAACAGGCCGAGCCCGACGCCGAGGCGTGTCGGCGGATCGGCGCGACATTGGCCACGCTGGCCGACACCACGGGTGGCCAGGCCGCCGTAAGCGCGGCGCCGCCCGCCGCAAGCGCAGCGATCGACGCCGAGTGCACCGAGGCGCCGGCTCTTCGGATCGATATTCGCGGCCGGGCCCCCGGCGAGCATGATGCGCTGGTCGAAGAGCTGGCGCTGTTCGGCGATGTGCTGACACGCGAGATCGACGGCGAGACGCTGGTGGTGCGATTGCGCTCGACGGTCTCGGCGGCGGATATCACCTCCGTGCTGTGTTTCGTGGTCGATGCCGACCAGCTGACGATCGTCGCGGACGACGACGAAGCGGCAGGCGGGGCACCGAGCGGTTGTTCGAACGGCGTGGCCGCCGATCGTGCGCCGGGCGCGAACGCGGGCGGGCGCACAAACCTGGAAGCAGCCGCCGCTCAGACGCGTTCTGCAGCCGCCGAGAGCACGTCGCTGCGGGTGGCGACCGACAAGGTCGATCGCATCATCAACCTCGTTGGCGAACTGGTGATCACCCAGTCGATGATCGAACAGGCCACGGCCGGGCTGCACGCCGACGTGGCCGCAGAACTGGCCGAGGGCATGGCCCAGCTGCAGCGCAACGCACGCGATCTGCAGGAGGCGGTGATGTCGGTACGCATGACGCCGATGGACTATGTGTTCAGCCGGTTTCCGCGCCTGGTGCGCGATCTGGGCCGCAAGCTCGGCAAGGAGGTCGAGCTGGCCACTGTCGGCGCCTCGACCGAACTCGACAAGGGGTTGATCGAGCGGATCATGGACCCGCTCACCCATCTGGTGCGCAACAGCCTGGACCACGGAATCGAGGCGCCGGCGGCACGCGAGGCCGCGGGCAAGCCGCGCGCCGGAACGTTGACGCTGGCGGCCCGTCACCAGGGCGCGAACGTGCTCATCGAGATCCGGGATGACGGTGCCGGGCTGAACCGGGATCGTCTGTTGGCCAAGGCACGGGAGAACGGGCTGGCGGTCGACGATGCAATGGCCGACGACGAAGTCTGGCAACTGATCTTCGCCCCCGGTTTTTCCACGGCACAAGCGGTGACCGACGTCTCTGGGCGAGGGGTCGGCATGGACGTGGTCAAACGCAACATCCAGCAGCTCGGCGGCCATGTGGACCTAATCTCCGAGCCGGGAATCGGCATCACCGTGCGTATCGTGCTGCCGCTGACCCTGGCGATCATGGACAGCATGTCGATCCGTGTCGGCGGCGAGGTGTTCATCATGCCGTTGGGGGCGATCGTGGAGTCCATACAGGTCCGCACCGAGCAGGTACGACCGGTGGCCGGCGGTGGCCGCGTTATCGAGGTCCGGGGCCAGTATCTGGCGCTGGTCGAGCTGCATCGAGTGTTCGATGTGCCTGCGGCCCGTACCGATCTATCCCGCGGCATCGTCATGGTCGTACAGAGCGAGGGACGGCCGTTCGCGCTGTTCGTCGATGAGCTGATCGGCCAGCAGCAGGTGGTGGTCAAGAATCTGGAAACCCACTACCGGAAAGTGCCGGGCGTATCCGCGGCGACCATCCTCGGCGACGGCAGCGTCGCGCTGATTCTCGATGTGCTCGCGCTGTCGCGTCTGGCCCGTCGTCCGCCGCCGTGCGTCCCTGCGCCATCCGTCACCATCGAACAGGAGACCGTGTCATGA
- the motB gene encoding flagellar motor protein MotB, which yields MSGAESRRPIIVKRKRPVAKHGAHGTWKIAYADFMTAMMAFFLVMWLLGGLSDTEMEQVGDYFRTPLSVAIAGGDRSSASDSVIPGGGADPTRTDGMTRMRFTPDATTVDRQRLDRLKRRLESLIHQDPALNAMSSQIKIDIVQDGLRIQIFDDRNRPMFELGSAHIQPYIRDLLAAIAPRLDTMPNRIILTGHTDDLRYAGGAASYGNWELSSDRANAARRALVAAGYSPDKLLRVIGAAATQRLPGDGPSAAVNRRISILVLNAAAEQRIQSEGQALMPPPAPRRPAAQSADGRPGPGTTPAAQALSLIDGDELFVGPWASAPGTASLF from the coding sequence ATGAGTGGCGCCGAGAGCCGTCGGCCGATCATCGTCAAGCGCAAGCGCCCCGTGGCCAAGCATGGCGCCCACGGGACGTGGAAGATCGCCTATGCGGATTTCATGACCGCGATGATGGCCTTCTTTCTCGTGATGTGGCTGCTCGGGGGCCTGAGCGACACGGAAATGGAACAGGTGGGCGACTACTTCCGCACGCCGCTGTCGGTGGCCATCGCCGGCGGCGATCGCAGCAGCGCCAGCGACAGCGTCATCCCCGGCGGCGGGGCCGATCCCACACGCACCGACGGCATGACGCGCATGCGTTTCACGCCCGACGCCACCACGGTGGACCGTCAGCGGCTCGACCGGCTCAAACGTCGCCTTGAAAGCCTCATCCACCAGGACCCTGCGCTCAACGCGATGTCGTCGCAGATCAAGATCGATATCGTCCAGGACGGGCTGCGTATCCAGATATTCGACGATCGCAATCGGCCGATGTTCGAACTCGGCAGTGCGCATATCCAGCCCTATATCCGTGATCTGCTGGCCGCGATCGCGCCGCGCCTGGATACGATGCCGAACCGGATCATCCTGACCGGCCATACCGACGACCTGCGCTATGCCGGCGGCGCGGCGAGCTACGGCAACTGGGAGCTGTCCAGCGACCGGGCCAACGCCGCCCGCCGTGCGCTGGTCGCCGCCGGTTACTCGCCCGACAAGCTGCTACGCGTGATCGGCGCTGCGGCCACCCAGCGGCTGCCCGGCGACGGGCCCAGCGCGGCCGTCAATCGACGCATCAGCATTCTCGTGCTCAACGCCGCTGCCGAACAGCGTATCCAGTCCGAAGGCCAGGCGCTCATGCCGCCGCCCGCCCCACGCAGGCCGGCCGCCCAGAGCGCGGATGGGCGTCCTGGGCCCGGGACGACACCGGCGGCGCAAGCGCTATCGCTGATCGACGGCGATGAACTGTTCGTCGGACCGTGGGCGAGCGCACCCGGCACGGCGAGCCTGTTCTGA
- the motA gene encoding flagellar motor stator protein MotA: MLIFAGYVIVIGSVLGGYAMVGGHMGALYQPAELVIILGAGLGAFVASNNGKGIVATMHTLPKLMRGSHYRKSVCLDLMTLLYLLLAKARQSGIMALEQDIENPQDSELFSAYPGLLADPLIMQFVTDYLRLMISGNMDAFEIEALMDHEIETFQHEAEIPANGLAAMGDSLPAFGIVAAVMGVVHALGAAALDPEGIGPLIAHAMVGTFLGILLAYGFVSPLAARVRAQVEDVTKILQSIKVTLLAHLNNYPPPIAIEFGRKALFAAERPSFNELESHVREVKSAPARERTA, translated from the coding sequence GTGCTCATATTTGCGGGTTACGTCATCGTCATCGGTTCGGTACTGGGCGGCTATGCGATGGTCGGCGGGCATATGGGCGCGCTGTACCAGCCGGCCGAGCTGGTCATCATCCTCGGCGCCGGCCTGGGCGCGTTCGTGGCCTCCAACAACGGCAAGGGCATCGTGGCCACCATGCATACCCTGCCCAAGCTCATGCGCGGTTCGCACTATCGCAAGAGCGTATGCCTGGATCTGATGACGCTGTTGTATCTGCTGCTGGCCAAGGCCCGGCAGTCCGGGATCATGGCGCTGGAGCAGGATATCGAGAACCCGCAGGACAGCGAGTTGTTCTCGGCCTATCCGGGATTGCTGGCCGATCCGCTGATCATGCAGTTCGTCACCGATTATCTGCGCCTGATGATCAGCGGCAACATGGACGCCTTCGAGATCGAAGCGCTCATGGACCACGAGATCGAGACCTTCCAGCACGAAGCCGAAATACCGGCCAACGGCCTGGCGGCCATGGGCGATTCGCTGCCGGCGTTCGGCATCGTCGCGGCAGTGATGGGCGTGGTACACGCCTTGGGTGCGGCCGCGCTCGACCCGGAAGGCATCGGTCCGCTGATCGCACATGCCATGGTCGGCACCTTTCTGGGCATCCTGCTGGCCTATGGTTTCGTCTCCCCGCTGGCCGCCCGCGTGCGTGCCCAGGTGGAGGATGTCACCAAGATCCTGCAGAGCATCAAGGTCACGCTGCTGGCCCATCTGAACAACTACCCTCCGCCGATCGCCATCGAGTTCGGTCGCAAGGCGCTGTTCGCCGCTGAACGGCCGTCGTTCAACGAGCTCGAAAGCCATGTCCGTGAGGTCAAGTCCGCGCCTGCCCGCGAGCGCACGGCATGA
- the flhC gene encoding flagellar transcriptional regulator FlhC encodes MAEKSVIDEAKQISLAIELITLGARLQVLQTETQISRRRLINLYKEIHHESPPKGMLPFSTDWYVTWLPNIHSSLFYNTYLYLRRNPERSRMQSVVNAYRLYLEQVPLQDDGKPVLTLTRAWMLVRFFESDMMQLSTCLRCSGRFVGHAYTLDSDFVCGICQPPSRAGKTKRRKAARAGSAAERSN; translated from the coding sequence ATGGCTGAAAAAAGCGTCATCGACGAAGCCAAGCAGATCAGCCTGGCGATCGAACTCATCACGCTCGGCGCACGGTTGCAGGTTCTCCAGACCGAGACCCAGATCAGCCGACGCCGGCTGATCAATCTCTACAAGGAAATTCATCACGAATCGCCGCCCAAGGGCATGCTGCCGTTCTCGACCGACTGGTATGTGACCTGGTTGCCCAATATCCATTCGTCGCTGTTCTACAACACCTATCTATACCTGCGGCGCAACCCCGAACGCAGCCGTATGCAGTCGGTGGTCAACGCGTACCGGCTGTATCTGGAACAGGTGCCTCTGCAGGACGACGGCAAACCGGTACTCACGCTTACACGCGCCTGGATGCTGGTGCGGTTTTTCGAAAGCGACATGATGCAGCTGTCCACCTGCCTCCGCTGTTCGGGGCGTTTCGTTGGCCATGCCTACACACTGGACAGCGATTTCGTCTGCGGGATCTGTCAGCCGCCCTCGCGGGCCGGCAAGACCAAGCGCCGCAAGGCAGCCCGGGCAGGTTCGGCCGCCGAACGCAGCAACTAG
- a CDS encoding EscU/YscU/HrcU family type III secretion system export apparatus switch protein produces MSETDDDREARRHAVALRYRPGEAAPRVVAKGYGDIADAIIAKADEHELYTHRSPELVRLLMGVDLDAEIPPELYRAVAELLAWVYELETASSQFR; encoded by the coding sequence GTGAGCGAAACCGACGACGATCGCGAGGCGCGTCGCCATGCGGTGGCGCTGCGCTACCGGCCCGGAGAGGCCGCCCCGCGCGTGGTGGCCAAGGGCTATGGCGACATCGCCGACGCCATCATCGCCAAGGCCGACGAGCATGAGCTCTATACCCATCGATCGCCCGAGCTCGTGCGCCTGCTGATGGGCGTGGATCTCGATGCGGAAATCCCGCCCGAGCTCTATCGCGCGGTCGCCGAACTGTTGGCCTGGGTCTACGAACTGGAGACAGCCAGCAGCCAGTTCCGCTAG
- a CDS encoding flagellar hook-length control protein FliK produces MASITPILDTLLPQVLGRRGDIERFSATRPNSPLSAITSIASVRETPGRGEPGGRATGPSEALAGSRSSRAVSAAAPDGNETPTRAAAGVRAAVSDSPGQASSARAHLSRAGETIAALMAGLADGPAKATSPAPPLVGSTGRMPTPAALALILGHQVVYSGLFYESHLGQWLEGRRPLSQLRQEPQAQRPVRPASEPSWSGSDAGAPAPSAKSAGDVDERLLPLLRQQLDMLDQPVFRWQGQAWPGVPMAWQIEREPHDDDRAEAHGEDEIRPASHRTALRLDLPSLGRVELQLSLGSGRVEVYAWAEHSHGRSMLEGDATTLAERLERAGCGHPRVQVLPAIEPSAST; encoded by the coding sequence ATGGCAAGTATCACGCCGATTCTGGATACGCTGCTGCCCCAGGTGCTGGGTCGCCGGGGTGATATCGAGCGTTTCAGCGCAACGCGCCCGAATTCGCCGCTGTCGGCGATCACCTCGATCGCATCGGTCCGCGAGACACCGGGCCGTGGCGAGCCCGGCGGACGCGCGACCGGGCCTTCCGAAGCGCTCGCCGGGAGCCGGTCGAGCCGCGCGGTCAGCGCGGCAGCGCCGGACGGTAACGAAACGCCGACCCGGGCGGCGGCCGGGGTGCGGGCAGCCGTATCGGACTCGCCTGGCCAGGCATCGTCGGCGCGGGCGCATCTGAGTCGGGCAGGCGAGACGATTGCCGCACTCATGGCGGGGCTTGCCGATGGGCCGGCAAAAGCGACCAGTCCGGCGCCGCCGCTGGTCGGCTCGACCGGCAGGATGCCGACGCCGGCGGCGCTGGCGCTGATACTGGGTCATCAGGTTGTCTACAGCGGTCTGTTTTACGAGTCGCATCTAGGCCAGTGGCTGGAAGGCCGGCGGCCGCTGTCGCAGTTGCGCCAGGAGCCGCAGGCCCAGCGGCCGGTGCGGCCGGCGTCCGAGCCGTCGTGGTCCGGGTCCGACGCGGGCGCGCCGGCGCCGTCGGCCAAATCGGCCGGCGACGTGGACGAGCGATTGTTGCCCTTGCTGCGACAACAGCTGGATATGCTCGATCAGCCGGTCTTCCGCTGGCAGGGTCAGGCCTGGCCGGGGGTGCCCATGGCGTGGCAGATAGAGCGCGAGCCCCACGATGACGACCGGGCCGAGGCGCATGGCGAAGACGAGATACGACCGGCGAGTCATCGCACGGCGCTGCGTCTGGACCTGCCAAGCCTGGGCAGGGTGGAACTGCAGCTGTCTCTGGGCAGCGGGCGTGTCGAGGTCTATGCCTGGGCCGAGCACAGCCACGGGCGTTCGATGCTCGAAGGCGACGCGACGACATTGGCCGAACGCCTGGAGCGAGCCGGCTGTGGCCATCCGCGGGTGCAGGTGCTACCGGCCATCGAGCCGAGCGCATCCACGTGA
- a CDS encoding flagellar protein FliT: MEYSNDIIERYQHILTWGQTLLVHAHNGDWEALLALQDEYVCHVAQLADEEKDIDLDPATRARKYELLVEICRAEDSVRGLLHERMRQLSSVMTQTRSRQQVSRAYEVGRPG, encoded by the coding sequence GTGGAATACAGCAACGACATAATCGAGCGTTACCAGCATATCCTGACCTGGGGGCAGACCCTGCTCGTGCATGCACACAACGGTGACTGGGAAGCGCTGCTGGCGCTGCAGGACGAATATGTCTGTCATGTGGCGCAGCTGGCCGACGAGGAAAAGGATATCGATCTGGATCCGGCCACCCGGGCCCGCAAATACGAACTGCTGGTCGAGATATGTCGCGCCGAGGACAGCGTCCGTGGACTGCTGCATGAGCGGATGCGACAGCTCAGCAGCGTCATGACGCAGACGCGCAGCCGTCAGCAGGTCAGTCGGGCCTACGAGGTCGGAAGGCCGGGCTGA